The following are from one region of the Streptomyces rubrogriseus genome:
- a CDS encoding serine/threonine protein kinase has translation MREIEEIGDVEKRYEVLEMVGDGGQGDLFLGRDRSSGQKAALKLQKARDLGPESDFRWAGDELLEEGSRMMMLTGIQGIPEVIATGTHRRRRCLVMEFVEGHHLRKVLSAALPVKDPVTVAAVIGQLCEILAKVHDRNLVHCDLKPENVIVQPDGSLRLIDMGHAVVANRETECARGTRGWASPEQSDKCPSGLTRQADIFALGCILLEMTVMRLPYGGQDERAEEGTPVLPADKLAELPPEFASLALWMVRWEAAERPADVREVFDRLRPHLPPLGSRRPPKRLRPDPTEYYRTHSPRL, from the coding sequence ATGAGGGAGATCGAGGAGATCGGCGATGTGGAGAAGCGTTACGAAGTGCTGGAAATGGTCGGCGACGGCGGCCAGGGCGACCTTTTTCTCGGGCGTGACCGCAGCAGCGGGCAGAAAGCGGCGTTGAAGCTACAGAAGGCCCGGGACCTCGGCCCCGAGAGCGATTTCCGCTGGGCCGGCGATGAACTGCTCGAAGAGGGGTCACGCATGATGATGCTGACGGGAATCCAGGGAATTCCCGAAGTCATCGCCACGGGGACACACCGGCGACGCCGGTGTCTGGTCATGGAATTCGTCGAAGGGCACCACCTGCGGAAGGTCCTGTCGGCTGCCCTGCCCGTCAAGGATCCTGTGACCGTTGCAGCCGTCATCGGCCAACTGTGCGAGATTCTGGCCAAAGTCCACGACCGGAATCTGGTGCACTGCGATCTCAAGCCCGAGAACGTCATCGTGCAGCCGGACGGCAGCCTCCGGCTCATTGACATGGGCCACGCGGTCGTGGCAAATCGAGAGACGGAATGCGCACGCGGCACGCGTGGCTGGGCCTCCCCCGAGCAGTCCGACAAGTGCCCGTCAGGTCTGACGCGGCAAGCGGACATCTTCGCACTCGGCTGCATCCTGCTGGAGATGACCGTGATGCGGCTGCCCTACGGCGGACAGGACGAGCGGGCGGAAGAGGGCACCCCGGTCCTGCCGGCCGACAAACTCGCCGAACTGCCCCCGGAGTTCGCCTCCCTGGCGCTGTGGATGGTCCGGTGGGAGGCGGCGGAGCGCCCGGCGGACGTCCGTGAGGTGTTCGACCGGCTCCGGCCGCATCTGCCCCCGCTCGGCTCGCGACGGCCACCGAAACGCCTGCGCCCGGATCCGACCGAGTACTACCGCACGCATTCGCCCCGGCTATGA
- a CDS encoding AfsR/SARP family transcriptional regulator — protein sequence MEGYVLGPVRAEGNGGRRVVEGSKVAALFALLVTSPDCRCRRKDIAEVLWEGVEDVGDLVDRVVADLRKRLGRESVPHSGKSGYCTLRVPVGDVDLLRFREKVKQAEGLTCKAQFELLGAALEEWDGEDEPLHGLSETGFHLRREELRAELMAAVYARLDAAYRSREVKWLREETEKWFERVPELPQIFRFYLLAHADLPESRRERLIKKWEKRNGRADVDVQSAIDQVRGEGRRPGGALLPPVPDQLPGGRRKPIGQDELIGDLFEAVCEEQDAGNLALVLISGMAGVGKTTVAENLAGRLRERFPDGVLRGELNGFADGDVRPAEPDEILDGFLAVLPPYTTVTGTESKSNALRSALAHRSVLIVLDDALSAQQVLPLLPGDGACAVIVTSRNDLLRLQSERKVLFRKMEPLHEADALEVLQEKVSAGDRAKYAVPFSKLVRLCGRLPLALVVVARLLEVGARPLHTLPALVREMEKELERAKLDTLDLPEHELSVRAALNCSVRVLNEEARLLLWQLAVHPGPSASWEAVMDLGRAVDEGTRTDRALVDLVAANLVEHHGDRYGLHDLVRAFALRHVRPVPDGENAEIERATVRQVLEHQLHNVRACDRVLDRERTLPTGEPGAVRVTDPADLAEAMAFLDEEYPAVQRGIRLAINRRIERYVWLLPMALVIYQWRRRLLDHARQNLRYAAEAAETVAGPVDRAMVYRSLAGTHWRLGEYDLAVGNLRRAVRLSEEDRSAEGRLSLARTLHRLGLTLRKQGDRTGAEEALGPALELCREVSDRVGEAAVLNVLGAIDLDRGEHERAFRRCADALGVVERTTERSGLADVLFTLAKVHLARSERDEAITLYRQASDIYREQGNWPNEEKVRMLFADVLVSAGDTDGAVRELERVIVLRELMDGEGVREVRERLEGLR from the coding sequence ATGGAGGGGTACGTGCTGGGCCCGGTGCGAGCCGAAGGGAACGGCGGCAGGAGGGTGGTCGAAGGGTCGAAGGTGGCGGCCCTGTTCGCGCTCCTGGTGACCTCGCCAGACTGTCGATGTAGGAGGAAGGACATCGCCGAAGTCCTCTGGGAGGGCGTCGAAGACGTCGGCGATCTGGTTGACCGCGTCGTCGCCGACCTGCGGAAGCGGCTGGGCCGGGAGTCCGTGCCCCATAGCGGCAAGTCGGGTTACTGCACGCTCCGCGTGCCGGTGGGAGATGTCGACCTGCTCCGTTTTCGCGAAAAGGTGAAGCAGGCTGAGGGACTGACCTGCAAAGCGCAGTTCGAGCTGCTCGGCGCGGCCTTGGAGGAGTGGGACGGCGAGGACGAACCGCTGCACGGATTGTCCGAGACCGGCTTCCACTTGCGTCGGGAGGAGCTACGGGCCGAGTTGATGGCCGCCGTGTACGCGCGGCTGGACGCGGCCTACAGGTCCAGGGAGGTCAAATGGCTGCGCGAGGAGACGGAGAAATGGTTCGAGCGTGTGCCGGAACTGCCCCAGATCTTCCGGTTCTACCTGCTCGCCCACGCAGACCTGCCGGAGTCCCGACGTGAGCGGCTCATCAAGAAGTGGGAGAAGCGCAACGGAAGAGCGGACGTCGATGTGCAGAGCGCCATAGACCAGGTTCGGGGAGAGGGCCGCCGACCGGGCGGGGCGCTCCTGCCCCCCGTTCCCGACCAGTTGCCCGGCGGCAGGCGCAAGCCGATCGGGCAGGACGAGCTGATCGGCGACCTCTTCGAGGCCGTGTGCGAGGAACAGGACGCCGGCAATCTGGCGCTGGTCCTGATCAGCGGCATGGCGGGCGTCGGGAAGACCACGGTGGCCGAGAACCTCGCCGGTCGGCTGCGGGAGCGGTTTCCCGACGGGGTGCTGCGCGGCGAACTGAACGGATTCGCCGACGGAGACGTGCGGCCCGCCGAACCGGACGAGATCCTGGACGGCTTTCTGGCCGTGCTGCCGCCCTACACCACGGTGACCGGAACGGAGAGTAAGAGCAACGCGCTGCGGTCGGCGCTGGCCCACCGGTCGGTGCTCATCGTCCTCGACGACGCGCTCAGCGCCCAGCAGGTGCTGCCGCTGCTTCCCGGAGACGGTGCCTGCGCCGTAATCGTCACCAGTCGTAACGACCTCTTGCGGCTGCAGTCCGAGAGAAAGGTGCTGTTCCGTAAGATGGAGCCGCTGCACGAGGCGGACGCGTTGGAGGTACTCCAGGAGAAAGTGTCGGCCGGGGACCGGGCCAAGTACGCCGTGCCCTTCAGCAAGCTGGTCCGCCTCTGCGGTCGGTTGCCGTTGGCCCTCGTGGTGGTGGCCCGGCTCTTGGAGGTCGGTGCGCGTCCGCTGCACACCCTCCCTGCCCTGGTGCGGGAGATGGAGAAGGAGCTGGAGCGGGCGAAGCTGGACACCCTGGACCTGCCCGAGCACGAACTGTCGGTCCGCGCAGCACTCAACTGCTCCGTGCGCGTGCTGAATGAGGAAGCCCGACTGCTGCTGTGGCAGCTCGCCGTCCACCCCGGGCCCAGCGCTTCCTGGGAGGCGGTGATGGATCTGGGACGGGCAGTGGACGAAGGGACGCGTACCGACCGGGCCCTGGTGGACCTCGTGGCGGCGAACCTGGTGGAACATCACGGCGACCGCTACGGGCTGCACGACCTCGTGCGGGCCTTCGCCCTTCGGCACGTGCGGCCGGTGCCGGACGGAGAGAACGCGGAGATCGAGCGGGCGACCGTACGACAGGTGCTGGAACACCAGCTGCACAACGTCCGCGCCTGCGACCGGGTGCTCGACCGCGAACGCACCCTGCCCACCGGCGAGCCCGGAGCGGTAAGGGTCACCGACCCCGCGGACCTCGCGGAGGCGATGGCGTTCCTGGACGAGGAGTACCCCGCCGTCCAGCGAGGCATTCGCTTAGCGATCAATCGGCGTATCGAGCGGTACGTGTGGCTGCTTCCGATGGCCCTGGTCATCTACCAGTGGCGCCGTCGCCTGCTCGATCATGCGCGGCAGAACCTCCGGTACGCCGCCGAGGCGGCGGAAACCGTCGCGGGCCCGGTCGATCGCGCCATGGTCTACCGGTCGCTGGCAGGGACCCACTGGCGGCTTGGTGAGTACGACTTGGCTGTGGGCAACCTGCGCAGGGCCGTCCGGCTCAGCGAGGAGGACCGCAGCGCGGAAGGCCGACTGAGTCTGGCCCGTACGCTGCACCGGCTCGGGCTCACCCTGCGCAAGCAGGGCGACCGGACGGGAGCGGAGGAAGCGCTCGGCCCCGCACTGGAGTTGTGCCGGGAGGTGTCCGACCGGGTCGGGGAGGCGGCTGTTCTGAACGTCCTCGGCGCGATCGACCTTGACCGGGGCGAGCACGAGCGGGCGTTCCGTCGGTGCGCCGACGCCCTGGGTGTGGTGGAGCGCACGACGGAGCGCAGCGGCCTGGCCGATGTGTTGTTCACCCTGGCCAAGGTGCACCTGGCCCGTTCCGAACGGGACGAGGCCATCACCCTGTACCGGCAGGCCTCCGACATCTACCGCGAACAGGGGAACTGGCCCAACGAGGAGAAGGTACGGATGCTCTTCGCTGATGTCCTGGTGTCCGCCGGCGACACCGACGGGGCGGTGCGGGAGCTGGAGAGAGTCATCGTGCTGCGTGAGCTGATGGACGGTGAGGGGGTGCGCGAGGTCCGGGAGCGGCTGGAAGGGCTGAGGTGA
- a CDS encoding helix-turn-helix domain-containing protein — MFDLPVAVDLRTAARALGIGSTTAYRLIREHEFPCPVLRIGHRYRIPTNELMRALGIEDRPLYSVDPEEDTDDPSVDF, encoded by the coding sequence ATGTTCGACCTGCCCGTCGCAGTGGACCTGCGCACGGCGGCCCGAGCACTCGGAATCGGCTCGACGACCGCGTACCGGCTGATCCGCGAGCACGAGTTCCCCTGCCCTGTCCTCCGCATCGGACATAGGTACAGGATTCCGACCAACGAGCTGATGCGCGCCCTGGGGATCGAGGACCGCCCGCTTTACAGCGTGGACCCGGAAGAGGACACGGACGATCCGAGCGTCGACTTCTGA
- a CDS encoding type II toxin-antitoxin system death-on-curing family toxin: MTDVRYLQVDEILAIARAVNGTEHSVRDMGLLVSAIERPRTHVFGAELYPTLHEKAAALLHSVARNHALIDGNKRTAWLAMRVFLRFNGVSASTVPPPVSVAGPFVEDVAQDDIEVPAIAKRLSAWFPGS; encoded by the coding sequence GTGACGGACGTGCGCTACCTCCAGGTCGACGAGATCCTGGCCATCGCCCGCGCGGTCAACGGTACCGAGCACAGTGTGCGTGACATGGGTCTTCTCGTATCGGCGATTGAACGGCCCCGGACCCACGTGTTCGGAGCCGAGCTGTATCCCACGCTGCACGAGAAGGCGGCGGCGCTGCTGCACTCCGTCGCCCGCAATCACGCGCTGATCGACGGCAACAAACGCACCGCCTGGCTCGCCATGCGCGTCTTCCTGCGGTTCAACGGCGTGAGCGCCAGTACCGTGCCGCCGCCCGTTTCCGTGGCCGGTCCGTTCGTCGAGGACGTCGCGCAGGACGACATCGAGGTACCGGCTATTGCCAAGCGCCTGTCGGCCTGGTTCCCCGGTTCCTGA
- a CDS encoding ribbon-helix-helix protein, CopG family: MAMTLRLPDDLDAKLTERARREGRSKQELAIEAIREAQDRAELKVDDVLAELMDSDAEILDYLK, from the coding sequence ATGGCGATGACACTCCGGCTCCCCGACGACCTTGACGCGAAGCTCACCGAGCGGGCTCGTCGGGAGGGTCGCAGCAAGCAGGAGCTTGCCATCGAGGCCATCCGTGAGGCCCAGGACCGGGCCGAGCTGAAGGTCGATGACGTCCTGGCCGAGCTGATGGACAGCGATGCGGAGATCTTGGACTACCTGAAGTGA
- a CDS encoding class I SAM-dependent RNA methyltransferase produces the protein MQAEPKKSQAEQRAVSEPVSQSVSLVGEEYEVEVGPVAHGGHCIARTSEGQVLFVRHTLPGERVVARVTEGEEGARFLRADAVEILDPSKDRIEAPCPFAGPGRCGGCDWQHAKPGAQRRLKGEVVAEQLERLAGLTPEEAGWDGTVMPAEGDKLPAGQVPSWRTRVQYAVDADGRAGLRRHRSHEIEPIDHCMIAAEGVSELGIERRDWPGMATVEAIAATGSQDRQVILTPRPGARLPIVELDRPVSVMRVGEKDGGVHRVHGRPFVRERADDRTYRVGSGGFWQVHPKAADTLVTAVMQGLLPRKGDMALDLYCGVGLFAGALADRVGDQGAVLGIESGKRAVEDARHNLAGFDRVRIEQGKVESVLPRTGIDEVDLIVLDPPRAGAGRKTVQHLSTLGARRIAYVACDPAALARDLGYFRDGGYRVRMLRVFDLFPMTHHVECVAILEPAGKGS, from the coding sequence ATGCAGGCAGAACCGAAGAAGTCGCAGGCGGAACAGCGAGCGGTCTCGGAGCCGGTCTCGCAGTCGGTCTCGCTGGTCGGCGAGGAGTACGAGGTCGAGGTCGGCCCCGTCGCCCACGGCGGCCACTGCATCGCCCGCACGTCCGAGGGCCAGGTGCTGTTCGTCCGGCACACGCTGCCCGGCGAGCGGGTCGTCGCCCGGGTGACGGAGGGAGAGGAGGGTGCCCGCTTCCTGCGCGCGGACGCGGTCGAGATCCTGGACCCCTCCAAGGACCGCATCGAGGCCCCCTGCCCCTTCGCCGGCCCGGGCCGCTGCGGCGGCTGCGACTGGCAGCACGCCAAGCCGGGCGCCCAGCGCCGCCTGAAGGGCGAGGTCGTCGCCGAGCAGCTTGAGCGCCTGGCGGGTCTGACCCCCGAGGAGGCCGGCTGGGACGGCACGGTCATGCCGGCCGAGGGCGACAAGCTCCCCGCGGGCCAGGTCCCGTCGTGGCGCACCCGCGTGCAGTACGCGGTGGACGCGGACGGTCGCGCGGGTCTGCGCCGCCACCGTTCCCACGAGATCGAGCCGATCGACCACTGCATGATCGCGGCGGAGGGCGTCAGCGAGCTGGGCATCGAGCGCCGTGACTGGCCCGGCATGGCGACGGTCGAGGCGATCGCGGCGACGGGCTCCCAGGACCGCCAGGTCATCCTGACCCCGCGCCCCGGCGCCCGCCTCCCCATCGTCGAACTGGACCGCCCGGTGTCGGTCATGCGTGTCGGCGAGAAGGATGGCGGTGTCCACCGGGTCCACGGCCGCCCCTTCGTCCGCGAGCGCGCCGACGACCGCACCTACCGCGTCGGCTCCGGCGGCTTCTGGCAGGTCCACCCGAAGGCCGCCGACACCCTGGTGACCGCGGTCATGCAAGGCCTGCTGCCCCGCAAGGGCGACATGGCCCTGGACCTCTACTGCGGCGTCGGCCTCTTCGCCGGCGCCCTGGCCGACCGAGTCGGGGACCAGGGAGCGGTCCTCGGCATCGAGTCCGGCAAGCGCGCCGTCGAGGACGCCCGCCACAACCTCGCCGGCTTCGACCGCGTCCGCATCGAGCAGGGCAAGGTCGAGTCCGTCCTGCCCCGCACCGGCATCGACGAGGTCGACCTCATCGTCCTCGACCCGCCCCGCGCGGGCGCCGGCCGCAAGACGGTCCAGCACCTCTCGACCCTGGGCGCCCGCAGGATCGCCTACGTGGCCTGCGACCCGGCCGCCCTGGCCCGGGACCTGGGGTACTTCCGGGACGGGGGGTACCGGGTGCGGATGCTGCGGGTGTTCGACCTGTTCCCGATGACGCATCATGTGGAGTGCGTCGCCATTCTCGAACCGGCGGGCAAGGGATCCTGA
- a CDS encoding APC family permease, which yields MSKLTDVPKRILIGRALRSDRLGETLLPKRIALPVFASDPLSSVAYAPGEVLLVLSIAGVSAYHFSPWIAVAVVVLMFTVVASYRQNVHAYPSGGGDYEVATTNLGPKAGLTVASALLVDYVLTVAVSISSGIENLGSAIPFVVEHKVLCAVAVILLLTLMNLRGVRESGTLFAIPTYVFVAGVFIMIVWGAFRGLVLDDTMRAPTADYEIKPEHGGLAGFALIFLLLRAFSSGCAALTGVEAISNGVPAFRKPKSKNAGNTLAMMGLLAVTMFCGIIALAAATDVRMSENPATDLFHNGVAVGADYVQHPVISQVAEAVFGEGSFLFIVLAAATALVLFLAANTAYNGFPLLGSILAQDRYLPRQLHTRGDRLAFSNGIVLLAGAAMLLVVVYGADSTRLIQLYIVGVFVSFTLSQIGMVRHWNRNLATERDQAARRRMVRSRAINAFGAFFTGLVLVVVLATKFTHGAWVALLGMCIFFATMTAIRKHYDRVAEEIAAPEDPEEAQSDDMVRPSRVHSVVLISKIHRPTLRALAYAKLMRSDSLEALSVNVDPVETKALREEWERRGIAVPLKVLDSPYREITRPVIEYVKSLRKESPRDAVSVIIPEYVVGHWYEHLLHNQSALRLKGRLLFTPGVMVTSVPYQLESSEAARRRARKRQNWSAPGAVRRGPAHHQDRDRDRTKDSSSST from the coding sequence GTGTCCAAACTGACCGACGTGCCCAAACGGATCCTCATCGGGCGCGCACTGCGCAGCGACCGGCTGGGCGAAACGCTCCTGCCGAAGCGCATCGCGCTTCCCGTGTTCGCGTCCGACCCGCTGTCCTCCGTGGCGTACGCGCCGGGCGAGGTACTGCTCGTCCTGTCCATCGCGGGCGTGTCGGCCTACCACTTCAGCCCGTGGATCGCGGTCGCGGTCGTGGTCCTGATGTTCACCGTGGTCGCCTCCTACCGGCAGAACGTGCACGCCTACCCGAGCGGCGGCGGCGACTACGAGGTGGCCACCACCAACCTCGGGCCGAAGGCCGGTCTGACCGTCGCCAGCGCCCTGCTGGTCGACTACGTCCTGACCGTCGCGGTCTCCATCTCCTCCGGCATCGAGAACCTGGGCTCGGCGATCCCCTTCGTCGTCGAGCACAAGGTGCTGTGCGCGGTCGCCGTGATCCTGCTGCTCACGCTGATGAACCTGCGCGGGGTCAGGGAGTCGGGCACCCTGTTCGCGATTCCGACGTACGTCTTCGTCGCGGGCGTCTTCATCATGATCGTGTGGGGCGCGTTCCGCGGACTGGTCCTGGACGACACCATGCGCGCCCCGACCGCGGACTACGAGATCAAGCCGGAGCACGGCGGCCTGGCCGGCTTCGCCCTGATCTTCCTCCTCCTGCGCGCCTTCTCCTCCGGCTGTGCCGCGCTCACCGGTGTCGAGGCGATCTCCAACGGCGTCCCGGCCTTCCGCAAGCCCAAGTCCAAGAACGCGGGGAACACCCTCGCGATGATGGGCCTGCTCGCCGTCACCATGTTCTGCGGCATCATCGCGCTGGCCGCCGCGACCGACGTGCGGATGTCGGAGAACCCGGCCACCGACCTCTTCCACAACGGCGTCGCGGTCGGCGCGGACTACGTCCAGCACCCGGTGATCTCGCAGGTCGCCGAGGCGGTCTTCGGCGAGGGCAGCTTCCTGTTCATCGTGCTGGCCGCCGCCACCGCGCTGGTCCTCTTCCTCGCCGCCAACACCGCGTACAACGGCTTCCCGCTGCTCGGCTCGATCCTCGCCCAGGACCGCTACCTGCCGCGCCAGCTGCACACCCGCGGCGACCGCCTGGCCTTCTCCAACGGCATCGTGCTCCTCGCCGGGGCCGCCATGCTCCTGGTCGTCGTCTACGGCGCCGACTCGACCCGACTGATCCAGCTCTACATCGTCGGCGTCTTCGTGTCCTTCACGCTCAGCCAGATCGGCATGGTCCGCCACTGGAACCGCAACTTGGCCACCGAGCGCGACCAGGCCGCCCGGCGCCGCATGGTCCGCTCCCGCGCGATCAACGCCTTCGGCGCTTTCTTCACCGGCCTCGTCCTGGTCGTGGTCCTGGCGACCAAGTTCACGCACGGGGCCTGGGTCGCGCTGCTCGGCATGTGCATCTTCTTCGCGACGATGACGGCCATCCGCAAGCACTACGACCGCGTCGCCGAGGAGATCGCGGCCCCCGAGGACCCCGAGGAGGCCCAGAGCGACGACATGGTGCGCCCCTCCCGCGTCCACTCGGTGGTCCTCATCTCCAAGATCCACCGCCCCACGCTCCGCGCCCTCGCCTACGCCAAGCTGATGCGCTCCGACAGCCTGGAGGCCCTCAGCGTCAACGTCGACCCGGTCGAGACGAAGGCGCTGCGCGAGGAGTGGGAGCGCCGCGGCATCGCCGTACCGCTGAAGGTCCTGGACTCGCCGTACCGCGAGATCACCCGGCCGGTCATCGAGTACGTCAAGAGCCTGCGCAAGGAGTCCCCGCGCGACGCGGTCTCGGTGATCATCCCCGAGTACGTGGTCGGCCACTGGTACGAGCACCTGCTGCACAACCAGAGCGCCCTGCGCCTCAAGGGCCGGCTGCTGTTCACGCCGGGCGTCATGGTCACGTCCGTCCCGTACCAGCTGGAGTCCTCCGAGGCCGCCAGGCGCCGGGCGCGCAAGCGCCAGAACTGGAGCGCGCCGGGTGCGGTGCGGCGCGGGCCGGCCCATCACCAGGACCGTGACCGTGACCGTACGAAGGACTCCTCCTCGTCCACGTAG
- a CDS encoding lysophospholipid acyltransferase family protein: MTGDIPFGEAEASLTAEVLREVLAGGAEAFARLTSDEGAVDDFGFDPELTDDYLLPALRLLYEKYFRVDLEGLENVPAEGGALLVANHSGTLPLDALMLQVALHDHHSTHRRLRLLAADLAFDLPVVRDLARKAGHVRACPENALRLLGSGELVGVMPEGYKGLGKPFEERYRLQRFGRGGFAAVALRSGRPMVPCSIVGAEEIYPMIGSAPTLARMLKLPYFPITPTFPLLGALGLIPMPTKWTIRFGAPIHTDGFPEDAAEDPLVVEKLAGEVKDTIQHTLNEMLEGRGSPFV; this comes from the coding sequence ATGACCGGAGACATTCCCTTCGGAGAGGCCGAGGCGTCCCTGACCGCCGAGGTGCTGCGCGAGGTGCTGGCCGGCGGCGCCGAGGCGTTCGCCCGGCTGACCTCCGACGAGGGCGCCGTCGACGACTTCGGCTTCGACCCGGAGCTGACCGACGACTACCTGCTCCCCGCCCTGCGCCTGCTGTACGAGAAGTACTTCCGGGTCGACCTGGAGGGCCTGGAGAACGTGCCGGCCGAGGGGGGCGCACTCCTGGTCGCCAACCACTCCGGCACCCTGCCGCTCGACGCCCTGATGCTCCAGGTGGCGCTGCACGACCACCACAGCACGCACCGCAGGCTCCGGCTGCTCGCCGCCGACCTTGCCTTCGACCTCCCCGTCGTCCGTGACCTCGCCCGCAAGGCCGGCCACGTACGCGCCTGCCCCGAGAACGCGCTGCGGCTGCTCGGCTCCGGCGAACTGGTCGGCGTGATGCCGGAGGGCTACAAGGGGCTCGGCAAGCCCTTCGAGGAGCGCTACCGGCTGCAGCGCTTCGGCCGGGGAGGCTTCGCGGCGGTGGCGCTGCGGTCGGGGCGCCCCATGGTGCCGTGCTCGATCGTCGGCGCCGAGGAGATCTACCCGATGATCGGCTCGGCCCCCACCCTGGCCCGGATGCTGAAGCTGCCGTACTTCCCGATCACCCCGACCTTCCCGCTGCTGGGCGCGCTGGGCCTGATCCCGATGCCGACCAAGTGGACCATCCGCTTCGGTGCCCCGATCCACACGGACGGCTTCCCCGAGGACGCCGCGGAGGACCCGCTGGTGGTCGAGAAGCTCGCCGGCGAGGTGAAGGACACCATCCAGCACACGCTCAACGAGATGCTGGAGGGCCGCGGCTCCCCGTTCGTCTGA
- a CDS encoding DUF1295 domain-containing protein: MYGGYDASTGPKALVTAFNTVAVAGAVWFLFGGADTVADWFGTDFDEAATLRRVLLATLSVLYLLRFIATNFVMLQRKMEWSESATIGIWVLVIHGTMAYFGGTNDAGVSVFTWLGVVLYLLGSYLNTGSEYQRKLWKKRPENKGKLYTEGLFKHSMHINYFGDAVLFSGFALVTGTPWAFAIPLIMVCMFVFLNIPMLDKYLAERYGEAFDEYASRTAKFVPYVY; this comes from the coding sequence ATGTACGGCGGATACGACGCGTCGACCGGCCCCAAGGCCCTGGTGACGGCCTTCAACACCGTCGCCGTGGCCGGCGCCGTGTGGTTCCTGTTCGGCGGCGCGGACACCGTGGCCGACTGGTTCGGCACCGACTTCGACGAGGCGGCGACCCTGCGCCGGGTCCTGCTGGCGACCCTGTCGGTGCTCTACCTGCTGCGCTTCATCGCCACGAACTTCGTGATGCTCCAGCGCAAGATGGAGTGGTCGGAGTCGGCCACCATCGGGATCTGGGTCCTGGTGATCCACGGCACGATGGCGTACTTCGGCGGCACCAACGACGCCGGCGTGAGCGTGTTCACCTGGCTGGGCGTCGTGCTGTACCTCCTCGGGTCCTACCTGAACACGGGGTCGGAGTACCAGCGCAAACTCTGGAAGAAGCGCCCGGAGAACAAGGGCAAGCTCTACACCGAAGGCCTGTTCAAGCACTCGATGCACATCAACTACTTCGGTGACGCCGTGCTCTTCTCCGGGTTCGCGCTGGTCACGGGCACCCCGTGGGCCTTCGCCATCCCCCTGATCATGGTCTGCATGTTCGTCTTCCTGAACATCCCCATGCTCGACAAGTACCTCGCCGAGCGATACGGCGAGGCCTTCGACGAGTACGCGTCCCGGACGGCGAAGTTCGTCCCCTACGTGTACTGA
- a CDS encoding aromatic ring-hydroxylating oxygenase subunit alpha, with protein MIPNQWYPIVEAQEVGNDKPLGLRRMGQDLVLWRDIDGNLVCQGARCPHKGANLGDGRMKGNTIECPYHGFRYGADGACRVIPAMGSEARIPGSLRVPTYPVREQFGLVWMWWGDERPAADLPPVAAPAEVTDNRKLYATKRWTRPVHYTRYIESLLEFYHVTYVHRDHWFNYIDYLLLYGTPSKFGLDGRERYLAATRITNHRVETEAEGQTIRYSFDHCQEDDPTNTTHYVITFTFPCMVHVQTEQFETTSWLVPIDDQNTEHILRWYEYEQVKPVLRFEPLRRLLPWASLYMEKWVQDPQDVRIMEHQEPKISAGGVNKFIPVDEMNAKYISMRAKLIADASAAPSSPAREAEPEPEAAGLGGTPARATGNGRGAAGGRRGAKPKEDAAARP; from the coding sequence ATGATCCCCAACCAGTGGTATCCCATCGTCGAGGCGCAGGAGGTGGGCAACGACAAACCGCTCGGCCTGCGCCGGATGGGCCAGGACCTCGTGCTCTGGCGCGACATCGACGGCAACCTCGTCTGCCAGGGCGCCCGCTGCCCGCACAAGGGCGCCAACCTCGGCGACGGCCGCATGAAGGGCAACACCATCGAATGCCCGTACCACGGCTTCCGCTACGGAGCCGACGGTGCCTGCCGGGTGATCCCGGCCATGGGCTCCGAGGCCCGCATCCCCGGCTCGCTGCGGGTGCCCACCTACCCGGTCCGGGAGCAGTTCGGCCTGGTGTGGATGTGGTGGGGCGACGAGCGCCCGGCGGCCGACCTGCCGCCGGTGGCGGCCCCGGCCGAGGTGACCGACAACCGGAAGCTGTACGCCACCAAGCGCTGGACCCGCCCGGTGCACTACACCCGTTACATCGAGAGCCTGCTCGAGTTCTACCACGTGACCTACGTGCACAGGGACCACTGGTTCAACTACATCGACTACCTGCTCCTGTACGGCACCCCGAGCAAGTTCGGCCTCGACGGTCGCGAGCGGTACCTGGCCGCCACCCGGATCACCAACCACCGGGTGGAGACGGAGGCGGAGGGTCAGACCATCCGCTACTCCTTCGACCACTGCCAGGAGGACGACCCGACCAACACCACCCACTACGTCATCACGTTCACCTTCCCGTGCATGGTGCACGTGCAGACCGAGCAGTTCGAGACCACCTCCTGGCTGGTGCCCATCGACGACCAGAACACCGAGCACATCCTGCGCTGGTACGAGTACGAACAGGTCAAGCCCGTCCTGAGGTTCGAACCGCTGCGCCGTCTGCTGCCCTGGGCGTCCCTCTACATGGAGAAGTGGGTGCAGGACCCCCAGGACGTCCGCATCATGGAACACCAGGAACCCAAGATCAGCGCCGGTGGCGTCAACAAGTTCATCCCCGTCGACGAGATGAACGCCAAGTACATCTCGATGCGCGCCAAGCTGATCGCGGACGCCTCCGCCGCGCCCTCGTCACCGGCGCGGGAGGCGGAGCCCGAGCCGGAAGCGGCGGGGCTGGGCGGAACACCGGCCCGTGCCACGGGCAACGGCAGGGGAGCGGCCGGCGGACGACGCGGCGCCAAGCCCAAGGAGGATGCCGCCGCGCGCCCGTAG